In a single window of the Massilia oculi genome:
- a CDS encoding 3-deoxy-7-phosphoheptulonate synthase, whose translation MTSTPQIENTNVSSFTRMPTPVELHAALPLSERAYATVMGGRETLRNILDRQDKRLFVVVGPCSIHDPEAGLDYARRLKALQDEVSDTMVLVMRVYFEKPRTTTGWKGYINDPFMDDSFRVDVGMERARRFLLDVCELGLPTATEALDPISPQYLGDLIAWTAIGARTTESQTHREMSSGLSTPVGFKNGTDGDVSIAINAVLSSANPHAFLGINGEGKVAIVRTSGNAYGHVVLRGGGGRPNYDSVSVAIAEQALTKAKLPANLVVDCSHANSYKKPELQPLVMSDVIQQIRHGNKSLVGVMIESNIVSGNQAIPADLSQLTYGCSVTDGCIGWEETENMLRQAHKELLQRP comes from the coding sequence ATGACCAGCACGCCTCAAATCGAAAATACCAACGTCAGCTCGTTCACCCGCATGCCCACGCCGGTCGAACTGCATGCGGCACTGCCGCTGAGCGAGCGCGCCTATGCGACCGTCATGGGCGGTCGCGAGACGCTGCGCAACATCCTCGACCGCCAGGACAAGCGCCTGTTCGTCGTGGTCGGCCCCTGCTCGATCCACGATCCGGAGGCCGGCCTCGACTATGCGCGCCGCCTGAAGGCGCTGCAGGACGAAGTCAGCGACACCATGGTGCTGGTGATGCGCGTGTATTTCGAGAAGCCGCGCACCACCACCGGCTGGAAGGGCTATATCAACGATCCGTTCATGGACGACTCGTTCCGCGTCGACGTCGGCATGGAACGCGCGCGCCGCTTCCTGCTCGACGTGTGCGAGCTGGGCCTGCCGACCGCGACCGAGGCGCTGGACCCGATTTCGCCGCAATACCTGGGCGACCTGATCGCCTGGACCGCGATCGGCGCGCGCACCACCGAATCGCAGACCCACCGCGAGATGTCGTCCGGCCTGTCCACGCCGGTGGGCTTCAAGAACGGCACCGACGGCGACGTCAGCATCGCGATCAATGCGGTGCTGTCCTCGGCCAATCCGCATGCCTTCCTGGGCATCAATGGCGAAGGGAAAGTCGCGATCGTGCGCACCAGCGGCAATGCCTACGGCCACGTGGTGCTGCGCGGCGGCGGCGGGCGGCCGAACTACGACTCGGTGTCGGTGGCGATCGCCGAGCAGGCGCTGACCAAGGCCAAGCTGCCGGCCAACCTGGTGGTCGACTGCTCGCATGCGAACAGCTACAAGAAACCGGAACTGCAGCCGCTGGTGATGTCGGACGTGATCCAGCAGATTCGTCATGGCAACAAATCGCTGGTGGGCGTGATGATCGAGTCGAATATCGTCAGCGGCAACCAGGCGATTCCCGCCGACCTGTCGCAGCTGACCTATGGCTGCTCGGTGACCGATGGCTGCATCGGCTGGGAAGAGACCGAGAACATGTTGCGCCAGGCGCACAAGGAGTTATTGCAGCGTCCGTGA
- the ybiB gene encoding DNA-binding protein YbiB has product MTREDARALYAAMLEGRVSDLELGAILLAMRIKGESVDELGGFMDAAAASFAPLPTPRGEFAPVLIPTYNGARKLANLTPLLALLLAREGVPTLVHGVRTDPGRVTTAEILHQLGIGEATTTAEVQNEFAHLRPAFMPIEHLAPRLAHMLSLRRVLGVRNSTHTLVKILQPFDGPALRLVSYTHPEYLETLGGFFEGVDSETQGDAFLMRGTEGETVAHPHRAQRIDWFHAGQRALLVERDAPTDELSDVPDGRDAATTAAWIGAALRAEVPVPASIATQVAYCVEVSRKIRARSQPLE; this is encoded by the coding sequence ATGACGCGCGAGGATGCGCGCGCGCTCTACGCCGCCATGCTGGAAGGCCGGGTCTCGGACCTGGAACTGGGCGCCATCCTGCTCGCCATGCGCATCAAGGGCGAGTCGGTGGACGAACTCGGCGGCTTCATGGACGCCGCCGCCGCCTCGTTCGCGCCGCTGCCCACGCCGCGCGGCGAATTCGCCCCGGTGCTGATCCCGACCTATAACGGCGCGCGCAAGCTGGCCAACCTGACGCCGCTGCTGGCCCTGCTGCTGGCGCGCGAGGGCGTGCCGACCCTGGTGCATGGCGTGCGCACCGACCCCGGCCGCGTGACCACCGCCGAGATCCTGCACCAACTGGGCATTGGGGAGGCGACCACCACGGCCGAGGTGCAGAACGAGTTTGCCCACCTGCGCCCGGCCTTCATGCCGATCGAGCACCTGGCCCCGCGACTGGCGCATATGCTGTCGCTGCGGCGCGTGCTGGGCGTGCGCAATTCGACCCACACCCTGGTCAAGATCCTGCAGCCTTTCGATGGCCCGGCGCTGCGCCTGGTGTCCTACACCCACCCCGAATACCTGGAAACCCTGGGCGGCTTCTTCGAGGGCGTGGACAGCGAAACGCAAGGCGACGCCTTCCTGATGCGCGGCACCGAGGGCGAGACCGTGGCCCACCCGCACCGCGCCCAGCGCATCGACTGGTTCCACGCCGGCCAGCGCGCGCTGCTGGTCGAGCGCGATGCGCCGACCGACGAGTTGTCCGACGTGCCAGATGGCCGTGACGCGGCCACCACCGCAGCCTGGATCGGCGCCGCGCTGCGCGCAGAAGTGCCGGTGCCGGCCTCGATCGCAACCCAGGTGGCGTACTGCGTGGAGGTGTCGCGCAAGATCCGCGCGCGCAGCCAGCCGCTGGAATAG